One Syntrophorhabdaceae bacterium DNA segment encodes these proteins:
- a CDS encoding calcium-binding protein → AGNDVLYGDEGNDALMAGTGNDAVYGGTGDDALWGEAGNDLLDGGTGADRIAGGTGNDMYYVDNAGDIVTEAVNEGTDTVFSSISYTLPANVENLTLTGTLPINGTGNGLDNVLTGNASTNILTGNAGNDTIDGREGADTMTGGSGNDTFFVDNTGDTVTEAVNEGTDTVNSSASYILGANIENLTLIGNDAISGTGNALDNIMIGNSAANILDGGLGADTMTGGLGDDTYMVDNSGDVVTEGTNEGVDTAVSSINYTLSDNIENLTLAGTDSINGTGNNLGNIITGNSAANILTGLAGNDILDGGAGNDTLIGGSDTDTMYGGSGNDTFFVDNTGDVIAEYADEGTDTVYSSITYTLTANVENLTLTGNDEIDGSGNSLDNIITGNDADNMLYGKEGNDTLIGGAGADRMSGGTGDDTYYVDNAGDYVKEKTNEGVDTVYSSISYILTDNVENLTLVGGPGTTASAGIGNDLDNIITGNDMNNYLMGGAGGDTYKFSIGNGSDIVNDAGLDGASDRILFTDTVSRETIAFFQDDTILHISYGNTDHITVLNQDTTGIEKVQLSNDLFLTDSDINLLIQQMTAYANSNGISLTTVDDVKNNQELMGMVVSAWHQ, encoded by the coding sequence CGTCGATAATGCCGGAGATATAGTGACAGAAGCAGTAAATGAAGGAACAGACACTGTATTCAGTTCTATAAGTTACACACTTCCTGCAAATGTCGAAAACCTCACCCTCACAGGAACTTTACCTATTAATGGCACAGGAAACGGTCTGGATAATGTACTTACCGGCAACGCGAGCACCAACATTCTCACAGGTAACGCAGGAAACGATACAATCGATGGCAGGGAAGGTGCAGATACGATGACAGGAGGGTCTGGCAACGACACCTTCTTCGTGGATAATACCGGCGATACAGTGACCGAGGCGGTCAATGAAGGGACGGATACGGTTAATAGTTCGGCGAGTTACATCCTTGGCGCAAATATCGAGAATCTTACCCTTATTGGCAATGATGCAATCAGTGGTACCGGTAATGCATTGGACAATATCATGATCGGTAACAGCGCGGCAAATATCCTGGACGGCGGTCTTGGCGCAGACACCATGACCGGAGGATTGGGAGACGATACCTATATGGTAGACAACAGCGGTGATGTGGTAACCGAAGGAACGAATGAAGGTGTTGATACAGCAGTCAGTTCTATTAATTATACCCTCTCTGACAACATCGAAAACCTTACACTCGCCGGAACCGATTCTATAAACGGTACGGGAAACAACCTCGGCAATATCATCACGGGCAACAGCGCAGCAAATATTCTGACCGGACTGGCAGGCAATGATATTCTCGATGGAGGGGCAGGCAACGATACGTTGATTGGCGGATCCGATACGGATACCATGTACGGCGGTTCAGGTAATGACACCTTCTTCGTGGATAATACCGGCGATGTCATTGCCGAGTATGCTGATGAAGGCACAGACACCGTCTATTCCTCTATTACCTATACCCTCACCGCCAATGTAGAGAACCTCACGCTTACCGGCAATGATGAAATTGACGGAAGCGGTAACTCGCTCGATAATATCATCACCGGCAATGATGCAGATAATATGCTCTACGGCAAGGAAGGCAACGATACTCTTATTGGCGGAGCCGGAGCAGATCGCATGTCCGGCGGTACGGGCGATGACACCTATTACGTGGATAATGCCGGTGATTACGTAAAGGAAAAGACAAATGAAGGCGTAGACACGGTCTATTCCTCGATCAGCTATATCCTTACCGATAATGTAGAAAACCTGACCCTGGTAGGAGGCCCCGGAACGACTGCAAGCGCGGGCATAGGGAACGATCTTGATAACATTATCACAGGAAACGATATGAACAATTATCTTATGGGCGGCGCAGGCGGAGACACCTACAAATTCTCTATCGGGAATGGGTCGGATATCGTCAATGATGCCGGTCTGGATGGGGCATCCGATCGGATCCTTTTTACTGATACGGTCTCCAGGGAGACCATTGCATTCTTCCAGGATGACACGATCCTCCACATTTCTTACGGGAACACGGACCATATCACCGTCCTGAACCAGGATACCACAGGGATAGAGAAGGTACAGCTTTCTAATGACCTGTTCCTTACCGACTCTGACATCAACCTCCTTATCCAGCAGATGACCGCCTATGCGAACAGTAACGGCATCAGCCTGACGACTGTCGATGACGTGAAGAACAACCAGGAACTGATGGGTATGGTGGTGAGTGCATGGCACCAGTAA
- a CDS encoding deoxyribonuclease IV codes for MKIGFHISIAGGFGQAHREAKRLHCDVIQIFVKNPRSWAQKSWQDEEVEAFRGLSSEIPVFAHLSYLPNLAKIDEDERHIKGFIHEVRLCCELGIPAIVVHCGSRKEREKGIAMTAQAVNEVLERFDIRILLENASGQGSSIGRNISELAGIYEGIVRKEKVFLCLDTAHLFQSGYDIRQKRIWNGLIGDIENSIGKGKIMFFHLNDSSTAVGSRVDRHWHIGKGELGIEFFRFLLNDKRFAHLAGVMETPKMGKMDVKNMKVMRSLLSPLVSRSSS; via the coding sequence ATGAAGATCGGTTTCCATATATCCATTGCAGGTGGGTTCGGGCAGGCCCATAGAGAGGCAAAGAGGCTGCATTGCGATGTTATCCAGATATTCGTCAAGAACCCCCGGTCATGGGCGCAGAAGTCGTGGCAGGATGAGGAGGTTGAGGCCTTCAGGGGGTTATCGTCCGAAATCCCCGTATTTGCCCATCTTTCATACCTGCCCAATCTTGCGAAGATTGATGAGGACGAAAGGCATATAAAGGGTTTTATCCACGAGGTGCGATTATGCTGCGAACTTGGCATCCCCGCGATCGTTGTTCACTGCGGTTCAAGGAAGGAGAGAGAGAAGGGGATCGCAATGACGGCACAGGCCGTCAATGAGGTGCTGGAAAGGTTCGATATCCGGATTCTCCTTGAGAATGCATCCGGTCAGGGGTCAAGCATTGGAAGGAATATCTCTGAACTTGCGGGGATATACGAGGGAATTGTAAGGAAGGAAAAGGTCTTTTTATGTCTCGATACGGCGCACCTTTTCCAGTCCGGGTATGACATCCGCCAGAAGAGGATATGGAACGGATTGATAGGCGACATTGAGAACAGTATCGGCAAAGGGAAGATCATGTTCTTCCATCTCAATGACTCTTCCACTGCCGTCGGGAGCAGGGTTGACAGGCATTGGCATATCGGCAAAGGGGAACTGGGGATCGAATTCTTCAGATTTCTCTTGAATGATAAAAGATTTGCCCATCTCGCAGGCGTTATGGAAACCCCGAAGATGGGCAAAATGGATGTCAAAAATATGAAGGTTATGCGCTCGTTACTTTCTCCTCTGGTGTCTCGTTCTTCTTCTTAG
- a CDS encoding AURKAIP1/COX24 domain-containing protein produces MGSVMKWRKKKMRKHKYKKLRRRTRHQRRK; encoded by the coding sequence ATGGGCAGTGTGATGAAATGGCGCAAAAAGAAGATGAGGAAACATAAATACAAAAAACTAAGAAGAAGAACGAGACACCAGAGGAGAAAGTAA
- a CDS encoding metallophosphoesterase produces MGRLRYVGLLVLVLLCIIITPHPGIGADYPPFAVIGDMKIGVTEAVYKRFLNKTEKEGIDLIFIAGDVIDRPGAAKEWERFLVLTGTKRTFHIAPGNHDINSAKSLKVYEKIIRKPPYYAFALNDIQFIILCTELPGEISKVTGKQLEWLKNALTEPFKQRIVFLHKPLFPTTFGKRYDLDRYPEDRDILHDLFVKSNVKLVFSGHEHLYNRSEKDGITYVITGGGGSRLLAFDEEHGGFFHYIVAKRDKEGYIFNVYDINETLRDTFYLKQ; encoded by the coding sequence ATGGGCAGACTGAGATATGTAGGGCTTCTTGTCCTCGTCCTGCTGTGTATAATCATTACCCCCCATCCAGGGATCGGTGCAGATTATCCTCCCTTTGCAGTAATCGGGGACATGAAGATCGGGGTTACAGAGGCGGTCTACAAAAGATTCCTCAATAAGACAGAAAAAGAAGGTATTGACCTCATATTCATTGCCGGTGACGTCATCGACCGTCCCGGCGCTGCCAAGGAATGGGAGAGGTTCCTCGTGCTGACCGGCACAAAGAGAACGTTCCATATTGCCCCGGGCAATCATGATATAAACAGCGCAAAATCTCTGAAGGTCTATGAAAAGATCATCCGGAAACCTCCCTATTATGCCTTTGCCCTGAACGATATTCAGTTCATCATCCTCTGTACGGAACTCCCGGGCGAAATCAGCAAGGTTACCGGCAAACAACTGGAATGGCTCAAGAACGCGCTGACGGAACCTTTTAAACAAAGGATCGTCTTCCTCCATAAACCGCTCTTCCCAACCACCTTCGGCAAGCGGTACGATCTTGACAGGTATCCCGAAGACAGGGATATACTCCACGACCTGTTCGTAAAAAGTAACGTAAAACTGGTTTTCTCCGGCCATGAACATCTGTACAACAGGAGCGAGAAGGACGGCATAACATACGTTATTACAGGCGGTGGCGGGTCGAGGCTTCTCGCATTTGATGAAGAACACGGCGGTTTCTTTCATTATATTGTTGCAAAAAGGGACAAGGAAGGGTATATTTTCAACGTTTACGACATAAACGAGACATTACGTGACACATTTTATTTGAAACAATGA